Within Candidatus Binataceae bacterium, the genomic segment ACGCCCGCCTGGACTAGGTTGCGGATACTATTGCTTAGGAGGGGTCGACCCACGCTAGCGCTGCTGCCACCCGAGGAGGCGCGCCGGCTCGGCAAAGAGGCCGGCATCGGATGATTGCGTGCTTTCTCAAGACCGCCCGGGTTCCGCTCGACGCCAACGTTCCGGGATGGCCGGAGGGCATGGCACCCGCGAAACCATAGGAGCCCCTTTCTCACCATCGGAGGACGCGCAAGATGCCTGGCAATTTCCTGCTTCAAAAGGACGGCGCGATCGCGACGCTTAGCTTCAACCGCCCCGAGCGGCGTAACTGCATGAATGTCGAAGTGATGCTGGAGATGGAGCGCATCCTGCTCGACTTTCGCGACGACCGCAACGTGCGCGCGATCGTCATCACCGGCGCGGGCCCCGCATTTTCGGCCGGCGCCGATGTCTCGGCACTCAAGGGCGTGACCGATCCGGCCGAGCGCCAGCGCATCTTTCGCGAGCGCGGCCGCCGTCTGCCGTCGATTATCGGGCGCTGCTTCGAGGCGATGTCCAACCTCGACCAGGTCGTCATCGGCGCGGTCAACGGTTACGCGGTGGGTGGCGGATGGGCGATCGCGCTGGGTTGCGACCTGGTGCTGGCGGCCGAAGACGCCGAGTTCTGGGTGCCGGAAGTGGACCTCGGGGTGCCATTCAGCGGCTTTCCGGTCAAGGTGTTGGCGGCGCGCGTCGGGCCGTGGCGGGCAAAGGAGATCGCGATCGGATGCCGCCATTACAAGGCGCCCGAGCTGTATACGATGGGTCTGGTCAACCGCGTGGTCCCGCGCGACGAGCTGATGGCCGAAGCGCTCAAACTGGCGCGCGAGATGGCGGGCAAAGCGCCGCGCGCGGTGCGTCTGACCAAAAGCGATATCAACAGCATCGTGATGGGCATACGCTAGGGCTGCCTCACTCGCGCGCCGCGCGGCGGATCATTTAAAGTAAATCTTTACATTCCTGACGATGCATTCGCGCGCCGTTGGGGCGCAGCGGAGCCCCGCCTGGCGCCCGGCATA encodes:
- a CDS encoding enoyl-CoA hydratase/isomerase family protein, translating into MPGNFLLQKDGAIATLSFNRPERRNCMNVEVMLEMERILLDFRDDRNVRAIVITGAGPAFSAGADVSALKGVTDPAERQRIFRERGRRLPSIIGRCFEAMSNLDQVVIGAVNGYAVGGGWAIALGCDLVLAAEDAEFWVPEVDLGVPFSGFPVKVLAARVGPWRAKEIAIGCRHYKAPELYTMGLVNRVVPRDELMAEALKLAREMAGKAPRAVRLTKSDINSIVMGIR